The Natronoglycomyces albus genome has a segment encoding these proteins:
- the sufB gene encoding Fe-S cluster assembly protein SufB yields the protein MTDTSNAPLSQEETLASLAGYEYGWSDPDAAGAGARRGLTEEVVRDISARKNEPEWMLNLRLKGLKLFGRKPMPGWGADLSGIDFDNIKYYVEASERQAESWEDLPEDIKKTYDKLGIPEAERQQLVSGVAAQYESTVLYHSIREDLEEKGVLFLDTDTALREHPEIFEKYFGTIIPVGDNKFAALNTAVWSGGSFIYVPPGVHVDIPLQAYFRINTENMGQFERTLIIADEGSYVHYIEGCTAPIYSSDSLHSAVVEILVKKNARVRYTTIQNWSNNVYNLVTKRAVAEEGATMEWVDGNLGSKVTMKYPAVVMAGEHAKGEVLSVAMAGAGQHQDTGAKMTHAAPHTSSSIISKSISRGGGRSSYRGLVQVNDGSHSSKSTVKCDALLVDTISRSDTYPYVDIREDDVEMGHEATVSKVSDDQLFYLMSRGLDEDEAMAMIVRGFIEPIAKELPMEYALELNRLIELQMEGAVG from the coding sequence ATGACCGACACCAGTAATGCTCCGCTTAGCCAGGAAGAGACTCTAGCCTCTCTGGCCGGATACGAATACGGCTGGTCGGACCCAGATGCCGCTGGCGCTGGGGCTCGGCGTGGACTGACTGAGGAAGTCGTGCGCGACATTTCGGCTCGCAAGAACGAGCCCGAATGGATGCTGAACTTGCGTCTGAAGGGCCTGAAGCTCTTCGGTCGTAAACCCATGCCCGGATGGGGCGCAGACCTGTCCGGTATCGACTTTGACAACATCAAGTACTACGTCGAGGCTTCCGAGCGTCAGGCTGAGTCCTGGGAAGATCTTCCCGAGGACATCAAGAAGACGTACGACAAGCTGGGCATTCCAGAGGCCGAGCGCCAGCAGCTAGTCTCTGGCGTGGCCGCTCAGTATGAGTCGACCGTGCTGTACCACTCCATTCGGGAAGACCTCGAAGAGAAGGGGGTGCTCTTCCTCGACACCGACACGGCGTTGCGGGAACACCCGGAGATCTTCGAGAAGTACTTCGGCACGATCATCCCGGTAGGCGACAACAAGTTCGCCGCGCTCAACACCGCGGTGTGGTCAGGTGGCTCGTTCATTTACGTGCCGCCGGGCGTGCACGTCGACATTCCGCTCCAGGCCTACTTCCGCATCAACACCGAGAACATGGGCCAGTTCGAGCGCACCCTCATCATTGCCGACGAGGGCTCCTACGTTCACTACATCGAGGGCTGCACGGCCCCGATCTACTCCTCGGATTCGCTGCACTCGGCCGTGGTCGAGATCCTGGTGAAGAAAAACGCCCGCGTTCGCTACACCACGATCCAAAACTGGTCGAACAACGTCTACAACCTGGTCACCAAGCGCGCCGTCGCCGAAGAGGGCGCGACAATGGAATGGGTCGACGGCAACCTGGGCTCCAAGGTCACCATGAAGTACCCGGCCGTGGTCATGGCTGGCGAACATGCCAAAGGTGAGGTTCTAAGCGTGGCGATGGCTGGTGCTGGCCAGCACCAAGACACGGGCGCGAAGATGACCCACGCGGCTCCACACACTTCCTCGTCGATCATCTCCAAGTCCATTTCGCGAGGTGGGGGACGCTCCTCATATCGTGGCTTGGTACAGGTCAACGACGGATCTCACTCCTCGAAGAGCACCGTCAAATGTGACGCGCTGCTGGTCGACACCATTTCCCGCTCTGACACCTACCCCTACGTCGACATTCGTGAGGACGACGTGGAGATGGGGCACGAGGCGACTGTTTCGAAGGTTTCCGACGACCAGTTGTTCTACCTGATGAGCCGTGGCCTCGACGAAGACGAGGCGATGGCCATGATCGTGCGTGGGTTCATCGAGCCGATCGCCAAGGAGCTGCCAATGGAGTACGCCCTGGAGCTCAACCGGCTGATCGAACTGCAAATGGAAGGTGCCGTGGGTTAG
- the sufD gene encoding Fe-S cluster assembly protein SufD: MTIEATARPHSHGAGSEVPPKTKSQLLRSFDPADFPALTGREEDWRFTPLRRIGDLANAEAKSVNALTRGARNVPAGVSVSTVAKTDERLGSILTPFDRPSASAWDNSDEALLIAVDRGAVVESPVVVDIVGTSADAASWAHTFIDIGETAEVTLILRHSGSVQLADNIEIAVGNGANVTIVSLADWNHDAVHLQHQKARLGRDAKLNHVAISLGGDLVRQFLSAEYSGRGGDVDAYGLYFADNGQHIEHRQMMDHNEPDCRSNVNYRGALQGAQSRTVWVGDVLIQAQATGTDTYEINRNLVLTDGARADSVPNLEIETGEIVGAGHASATGRFDENQLFYLQSRGIDEDEARKLVVRGFFNEVIQKVPSEELRDELTAAIESRLEKTLTSTEAA, translated from the coding sequence ATGACCATTGAGGCAACGGCCCGCCCGCACAGCCACGGAGCAGGCTCCGAGGTGCCACCGAAAACCAAGTCGCAACTGCTGCGGTCGTTCGACCCAGCGGACTTCCCGGCCTTGACCGGCCGTGAGGAAGACTGGCGATTCACGCCGCTGCGGCGTATCGGAGATCTGGCCAACGCCGAGGCCAAGTCCGTGAACGCATTGACGCGCGGGGCTCGCAATGTGCCAGCGGGAGTCAGTGTCAGCACCGTGGCCAAGACCGATGAGCGACTGGGAAGCATCCTCACTCCGTTCGACCGTCCCTCGGCGTCCGCGTGGGACAACAGCGACGAAGCACTGCTCATCGCCGTGGATCGCGGTGCGGTCGTCGAGTCCCCCGTAGTGGTGGACATTGTCGGAACGTCCGCCGACGCCGCGTCATGGGCACACACGTTCATCGACATCGGTGAAACCGCCGAGGTGACGCTGATCCTGCGGCACAGTGGTTCGGTCCAGCTAGCTGACAACATTGAGATCGCGGTGGGCAACGGCGCGAACGTCACGATTGTCTCCTTGGCCGACTGGAACCACGACGCGGTTCACCTCCAGCATCAAAAAGCCCGCCTCGGCCGCGACGCGAAACTCAACCACGTGGCGATTTCGCTCGGCGGTGACCTGGTGCGACAGTTCTTGTCGGCCGAGTACTCCGGACGCGGCGGCGACGTTGACGCCTATGGCCTGTACTTCGCCGACAATGGCCAGCACATCGAGCACCGGCAGATGATGGACCACAATGAGCCCGACTGCCGCTCTAACGTCAACTACCGAGGAGCGTTGCAAGGCGCACAGTCACGGACGGTGTGGGTCGGCGACGTGCTCATCCAAGCGCAAGCCACCGGTACCGACACCTACGAGATCAACCGAAATCTGGTACTGACCGATGGTGCCCGCGCCGACTCGGTACCGAACCTAGAGATCGAGACCGGCGAAATCGTAGGCGCGGGGCACGCGTCAGCGACCGGCCGTTTCGACGAGAACCAATTGTTCTACCTACAATCGCGCGGTATCGATGAAGACGAGGCCCGTAAGCTCGTGGTTCGCGGATTCTTCAACGAGGTCATCCAGAAGGTGCCCTCTGAGGAACTGCGCGACGAACTGACCGCCGCGATCGAGTCGCGTTTGGAGAAGACGCTGACCTCCACGGAGGCGGCATGA
- a CDS encoding COX15/CtaA family protein — protein MKRVLTASMFAAPRAMRRWAIVNVFVNVLIVVTGGAVRLTDSGLGCPEWPQCEPGTMTPTAEMGIHGAIEFGNRLLTFVLLFVALGTLLAAYALKQRRPDLVTLGWLVLAIIPTQAIIGGITVWSNLNPWVVGLHFLASIGCIAAATALFIRAGENYGQPRLLVPRPIWRLGQTLIGAVLLVIALGVVVTGSGPHAGDPDSPRINLDSELLAQLHADAVWAVIGLSIAMMFALFAVKAPELPKRAMGLFMAIVALQAVIGYVQFYTGVPELLVGMHMLGACLLWIAVINVTFSLRTLEAPEASPMPGAEVPAEEEAPRKTAATSP, from the coding sequence GTGAAAAGGGTTTTGACCGCATCGATGTTCGCGGCTCCGCGCGCGATGCGCCGTTGGGCGATCGTCAATGTTTTTGTCAACGTTCTGATTGTGGTGACCGGTGGCGCGGTACGCCTGACCGATTCCGGTCTGGGGTGTCCCGAATGGCCACAATGCGAGCCCGGGACGATGACTCCTACGGCTGAGATGGGTATTCACGGAGCAATCGAGTTTGGCAACCGGCTTTTGACCTTCGTGCTGTTGTTTGTGGCACTGGGGACTTTGCTGGCCGCGTATGCGTTGAAGCAGCGGCGGCCAGATCTGGTCACTCTGGGCTGGCTGGTGCTGGCCATTATTCCCACGCAGGCCATCATTGGCGGCATCACGGTGTGGTCGAACCTGAATCCGTGGGTAGTGGGGCTACATTTCCTCGCCTCGATCGGGTGTATTGCCGCGGCCACGGCGTTGTTCATTCGCGCCGGGGAGAATTATGGCCAGCCGCGACTGCTAGTTCCCCGTCCGATCTGGCGGCTCGGCCAGACTCTCATCGGGGCGGTGCTTCTCGTGATCGCACTCGGCGTGGTCGTGACTGGCTCTGGCCCCCACGCGGGGGACCCCGACTCGCCCCGTATCAACCTGGATTCTGAGCTGTTGGCGCAGCTGCACGCCGACGCGGTGTGGGCTGTCATTGGCTTGAGTATCGCCATGATGTTCGCCCTCTTCGCCGTCAAAGCACCTGAACTTCCTAAGCGAGCCATGGGGCTTTTCATGGCGATTGTCGCGTTGCAGGCGGTCATCGGTTACGTACAGTTCTACACCGGTGTGCCCGAGCTTCTGGTCGGGATGCACATGCTGGGGGCATGTTTGCTGTGGATCGCCGTCATCAACGTGACGTTCTCCCTGCGCACACTTGAGGCGCCAGAGGCCTCACCGATGCCTGGGGCTGAGGTGCCCGCTGAGGAGGAGGCTCCGCGGAAGACAGCGGCGACTTCGCCGTAG
- the sufC gene encoding Fe-S cluster assembly ATPase SufC: protein MSTLEIRNLQVSISTEDGDKQILHGVDLTIKSGETHAIMGPNGSGKSTLAYSIAGHPKYTITGGSVTLDGENVLEMSVDERARAGLFLAMQYPVEVPGVSVSNFLRTAKTAIDGEAPKLRTWLKDLNGAMAQLEMDKEFAQRNVNEGFSGGEKKRHEIVQMELLKPKMAILDETDSGLDIDALRVVSAGINQAKENTNSGILLITHYTRILRYIKPDYVHVFMKGRVVEEGGPELAEKLEAEGYESYTGAAV, encoded by the coding sequence ATGAGCACTCTCGAAATCCGTAACCTGCAAGTGTCGATCTCTACCGAGGACGGCGACAAGCAAATCCTGCACGGTGTCGACCTGACCATCAAATCCGGCGAGACGCACGCCATCATGGGGCCCAACGGCTCCGGTAAGTCCACGCTGGCCTACTCCATCGCCGGGCACCCTAAATACACCATCACCGGTGGTTCGGTCACCCTCGACGGGGAAAACGTCCTGGAAATGAGCGTTGACGAGCGCGCTCGCGCCGGGTTGTTCCTCGCGATGCAGTATCCGGTGGAAGTCCCGGGCGTCAGCGTGTCGAACTTCCTGCGTACCGCCAAAACCGCCATCGACGGCGAGGCCCCCAAGCTACGCACGTGGCTCAAGGACCTCAACGGTGCGATGGCGCAGCTGGAAATGGACAAGGAGTTCGCTCAGCGCAACGTTAACGAGGGCTTCTCCGGTGGTGAGAAGAAGCGCCACGAAATCGTGCAAATGGAGCTACTCAAGCCCAAAATGGCAATCCTGGATGAGACCGACTCCGGACTCGACATCGACGCATTGCGCGTCGTCTCGGCGGGCATCAACCAGGCCAAGGAAAACACCAACTCCGGCATCTTGCTCATCACCCACTACACCCGCATCCTGCGCTACATCAAGCCCGACTATGTGCACGTGTTCATGAAGGGCCGGGTCGTGGAAGAGGGCGGGCCGGAGCTGGCCGAGAAGCTCGAAGCCGAGGGATACGAAAGCTACACCGGCGCGGCCGTCTAA
- a CDS encoding non-heme iron oxygenase ferredoxin subunit, with protein MSDFLRVCALEELPQSQAVRADIDGTQIALVRIGDRVHALYDECSHAAVALSEGDVEDCALECWLHGSRFDLETGEPTGLPATVPVQVYPTQVREGDVYLSLTPKSTETQKA; from the coding sequence ATGAGCGATTTCCTGCGCGTATGTGCTTTGGAGGAACTGCCCCAATCGCAGGCAGTTCGCGCCGACATCGACGGCACCCAGATCGCGCTCGTCCGTATTGGCGACCGTGTCCACGCGCTATACGACGAATGTAGCCACGCGGCAGTGGCGCTCTCCGAAGGAGACGTCGAAGACTGTGCCCTGGAATGTTGGCTGCACGGCTCCCGTTTTGATCTCGAAACCGGGGAGCCCACCGGACTGCCCGCCACCGTTCCCGTCCAGGTGTATCCGACCCAGGTTCGCGAGGGAGACGTATACCTCTCGCTGACGCCTAAGAGCACCGAAACCCAGAAAGCGTAA
- a CDS encoding helix-turn-helix transcriptional regulator gives MEKATRAHSGCSTPDGDTRRRVSELLLEHGHATARDLALILGITPVAVRRHLDAMESEGLVSIRDVGSTHRGRGRPARHYQLTAAARESFGHTYDDLAVQAMRWIHRHGGDHAVESFADQQVSRLEERCKTALADIDENDPLSRAEALAEALSSEGYAATSSTLAGGGQLCQHHCPVAGVASEFPQLCEAETKVISKLLGVHVQRLATIANGDGVCTTHIPGPLSSRGDRPTT, from the coding sequence ATGGAAAAGGCTACGCGAGCCCACTCGGGCTGCTCTACACCTGATGGCGACACCCGTCGTCGGGTCTCTGAGCTGCTGCTCGAACACGGACACGCGACAGCCCGCGACCTGGCCCTCATCCTTGGCATCACCCCGGTGGCCGTCAGACGCCACCTCGACGCCATGGAATCCGAGGGACTGGTCTCGATCAGGGACGTCGGCTCCACACACCGTGGTCGCGGACGCCCCGCCCGCCATTACCAGCTCACCGCAGCTGCCCGCGAATCCTTCGGGCACACCTATGATGACCTGGCTGTCCAGGCCATGCGCTGGATTCACCGCCACGGTGGCGACCACGCGGTCGAATCCTTCGCCGATCAACAGGTGTCCCGGCTGGAAGAACGGTGCAAGACCGCGCTGGCCGACATTGATGAAAACGACCCACTGAGCCGTGCTGAGGCCTTGGCCGAGGCACTGTCAAGTGAGGGCTACGCCGCAACCTCCTCGACACTCGCCGGGGGCGGACAGCTATGCCAGCATCATTGTCCTGTGGCGGGTGTGGCTTCGGAGTTTCCGCAGCTGTGCGAGGCAGAGACCAAAGTCATCAGCAAACTTTTGGGAGTGCATGTGCAACGACTGGCGACGATTGCCAACGGCGACGGCGTTTGCACGACCCACATCCCCGGCCCGCTCTCGTCCAGAGGCGACCGACCGACTACGTAA
- the tkt gene encoding transketolase has product MTGNKLEWSDLDDRAVATARVLAADAVEKCGNGHPGTAMSLAPAAHLLFNKVMNHDPSSPEWVGRDRFVLSCGHSSLTLYIQLFLNGYGLELDDLKELRQWGSRTPGHPEYGHTPGVETTTGPLGQGLATAVGMSMAQRRERGLFDPDAASGESPFDNRVYVIASDGDLQEGVTSEASSLAGHQELGNLIVIYDDNQISIEDHTDIAYSENVEQRYQAYGWHTITVDWRSGDSYVEDVNALWEAIEAAKAETSKPSLIRLRTIIGWPAPKKQNTGAVHGSKLGSEELAATKEILGFDPKLDFVVDDDVLNYTRSSVERGQKLHTEWQSRFDTWAAANEAAKKLFDRLSQRRLPEGWEDHLPTFEADPKGIATRAASGQVLNALAAPLPELWGGSADLAGSNNTTMKGEPSFVPTRRSTDMFEGNPFGRTLHFGIREHGMGAILNGIALYGHTRPYGGTFLVFSDYMRPAVRLAALMQVPVTFVWTHDSIGLGEDGPTHQPIEHLAALRAIPGLDVVRPADANETTVAWKTILEHSSHPAGLVLTRQAVPTFDRSQVASADNVAKGGYVLSDAQGQPDVVIIGTGSEVHLALAAQKQLADDGVQARVVSMPCREWFDAQAESYRDSVIPPTVKARVTVEAGIAACWRDLLGDAGEAVSIEHFGASAPYQRIYEEFGVTAEAVALAARRSLENART; this is encoded by the coding sequence GTGACTGGTAACAAGCTGGAATGGTCTGATTTGGACGATCGCGCGGTTGCGACTGCGCGCGTCCTGGCAGCCGATGCCGTAGAGAAGTGCGGCAATGGGCACCCGGGGACTGCCATGAGTCTGGCTCCAGCTGCGCATTTGCTGTTTAACAAGGTGATGAACCATGACCCGAGCTCCCCGGAATGGGTCGGGCGCGACCGTTTCGTGCTCTCGTGTGGACATTCATCATTGACGCTGTACATCCAGTTGTTCCTGAATGGCTACGGCCTGGAGCTGGACGATCTTAAGGAACTGCGCCAGTGGGGCTCGCGGACTCCCGGTCACCCCGAGTACGGACATACCCCCGGCGTTGAGACGACGACCGGCCCGCTGGGACAAGGTTTGGCTACCGCGGTCGGCATGTCGATGGCGCAACGACGGGAGCGGGGGCTGTTCGATCCCGATGCCGCCTCTGGTGAGAGCCCGTTTGACAACCGCGTCTACGTCATCGCCTCTGACGGCGACTTGCAAGAGGGCGTGACCAGCGAAGCGTCCTCCCTGGCCGGGCACCAGGAGCTAGGCAACCTGATCGTCATCTACGACGACAACCAGATCTCGATCGAAGACCACACCGACATTGCCTATTCGGAGAATGTCGAGCAACGCTACCAGGCCTACGGCTGGCACACCATCACGGTGGATTGGCGATCCGGCGACAGTTACGTCGAAGATGTCAACGCGCTGTGGGAGGCCATCGAGGCAGCCAAGGCCGAGACGTCAAAGCCGTCCCTCATCCGATTGCGGACCATCATCGGCTGGCCTGCTCCGAAGAAGCAAAACACCGGAGCTGTTCACGGCTCGAAGCTCGGGTCCGAGGAGCTGGCCGCGACCAAGGAGATCCTCGGTTTCGACCCGAAGTTGGATTTCGTCGTCGACGACGACGTCCTCAACTACACCCGTAGCTCAGTCGAACGTGGCCAGAAACTTCACACCGAATGGCAATCCCGATTCGACACTTGGGCCGCGGCCAACGAAGCCGCCAAGAAGCTTTTCGACCGTTTGTCGCAGCGAAGGCTACCTGAGGGTTGGGAAGATCATCTGCCGACATTCGAGGCCGACCCAAAGGGCATCGCGACGCGGGCGGCTTCGGGTCAAGTCCTCAACGCCCTCGCCGCTCCCCTACCGGAACTGTGGGGCGGGTCCGCCGACCTCGCCGGCTCCAACAACACGACTATGAAGGGTGAACCGTCGTTCGTACCAACGCGAAGGTCCACCGACATGTTTGAGGGCAACCCCTTCGGCCGTACCCTGCACTTTGGCATCCGCGAACACGGCATGGGCGCCATCCTCAACGGCATAGCCCTCTACGGGCACACCCGCCCATACGGCGGCACGTTCCTCGTGTTCTCCGACTATATGCGCCCGGCAGTGCGACTGGCCGCTCTTATGCAGGTGCCCGTGACATTTGTGTGGACGCACGACTCCATCGGCCTGGGCGAGGACGGTCCGACCCATCAGCCCATCGAGCACTTGGCCGCGCTCAGGGCGATTCCCGGTTTGGACGTGGTACGTCCTGCCGACGCCAACGAAACGACCGTGGCGTGGAAGACGATCCTGGAACACAGTTCACACCCTGCGGGGCTGGTCCTCACGCGCCAGGCTGTGCCCACGTTCGATCGTTCTCAGGTCGCCTCAGCCGACAACGTCGCCAAAGGCGGATATGTGCTATCCGATGCGCAGGGTCAGCCCGATGTGGTCATCATCGGTACTGGCTCAGAGGTGCACCTAGCTTTGGCGGCGCAAAAGCAGTTGGCTGACGACGGAGTACAGGCTCGCGTTGTGTCAATGCCGTGCCGCGAGTGGTTTGACGCCCAAGCCGAGTCCTACCGAGACTCTGTCATTCCGCCGACGGTAAAGGCCCGAGTCACCGTTGAGGCTGGCATCGCCGCCTGCTGGCGAGACCTGCTGGGAGACGCGGGTGAAGCCGTCTCCATCGAACACTTCGGAGCTTCGGCCCCGTACCAGCGCATCTATGAAGAATTTGGCGTGACTGCCGAGGCTGTCGCACTCGCGGCTCGCCGTTCTTTGGAGAACGCCCGGACCTAA
- a CDS encoding heme o synthase gives MSENLTASVAKAAEPVTALDLTQEQSQRAPSGPTSAPGAPLGGSRDVESDPEATSSLKARIAGYVSLTKPRIVELLLITTVPTMLLASRLTSDSLPSLGVVLVVLIGGAFAAGSANAINCYIDRDIDQLMKRTSSRPLPQHNIDPRNALIFGLVLGILAVGGLWVTVGWLAAALTLGAIAYYDLVYTLWLKRTTPSNTVWGGICGAAPVLIGWAAVTGTVSAEAWLLFAVVFFWQPPHFYALAIKFKDDYSAAGIPMLPSVATAKRVAVESVIFGWLMLVTSLLLWPLGSVTYLYVVVAAVTGGLFVLECHKLLGRALRGEDLKPMRLFHWSTSYLALLFLALAVDTFLI, from the coding sequence ATGAGCGAGAATCTGACGGCGAGTGTCGCGAAGGCTGCAGAGCCCGTTACCGCGCTCGACCTGACCCAGGAACAGTCTCAACGCGCCCCGAGCGGCCCCACTTCTGCCCCGGGTGCCCCTCTGGGGGGCTCCCGCGATGTGGAATCCGACCCCGAAGCGACGTCGAGCCTCAAGGCCCGCATCGCCGGCTACGTCTCGTTGACCAAGCCGCGCATAGTCGAGCTGCTGCTGATCACCACCGTGCCCACGATGCTGCTAGCCTCACGGCTCACCTCGGACTCGCTGCCATCCTTGGGTGTCGTGCTCGTCGTGCTCATCGGCGGAGCCTTCGCAGCCGGATCGGCCAACGCCATCAACTGCTACATCGACCGCGATATAGACCAGTTGATGAAGCGCACCTCGTCTCGGCCGCTTCCGCAGCACAACATCGATCCACGCAACGCGTTGATCTTCGGACTCGTGCTCGGAATTCTGGCCGTCGGTGGCCTGTGGGTGACTGTCGGCTGGCTGGCCGCAGCGCTCACGCTCGGCGCCATTGCCTACTACGACCTCGTATACACCCTGTGGCTGAAACGTACCACCCCCTCCAACACCGTCTGGGGCGGAATCTGTGGGGCGGCACCAGTGCTCATCGGCTGGGCGGCAGTGACCGGCACCGTGAGCGCCGAGGCCTGGCTGCTCTTCGCCGTCGTCTTCTTCTGGCAGCCACCGCACTTTTACGCACTGGCCATCAAGTTCAAAGACGATTACTCGGCCGCCGGAATCCCGATGCTGCCCTCAGTGGCCACCGCCAAACGGGTCGCCGTCGAGTCGGTCATCTTCGGTTGGCTCATGCTGGTGACCTCGCTGCTGCTGTGGCCGCTAGGCAGCGTCACCTACCTTTACGTGGTGGTCGCCGCCGTAACCGGTGGACTGTTCGTACTCGAATGCCACAAGCTGCTGGGCCGCGCGCTGCGCGGCGAGGACCTCAAACCGATGCGGCTCTTCCACTGGTCCACTAGCTACCTTGCACTTTTGTTCCTGGCGCTAGCCGTCGACACGTTCCTCATCTAA
- the tal gene encoding transaldolase, with product MNENLAALSEAGVAIWLDDLSRGRLRTGNLDQLRRQSSVVGVTSNPTIFQKALSEGNEYDQQLEELAARGVSVEEAVRELTTYDIRWGCDVLAGTFEETGGVDGRVSLEVDPRLAHDTMATIAEAKALSWMVDRPNVMIKIPATQEGLPAITAALAAGVSVNVTLIFSLSRYREVIESFLSGMEMARNAGHDLSEITSVASFFVSRVDAEVDDRLDKIGTAEASALKGQAAVANARLAYQTYEEVFSSARWQPLADAGARPQRPLWASTGVKNPDYRDVFYIEDLIAPGCVNTMPESTMEAFADHGEAPTDTITGNYDDAQAVMDSLSDIGVDIDDVTSLLETQGVEKFIASWNELLADVKSALEK from the coding sequence ATTAACGAGAACCTCGCCGCACTGTCCGAGGCTGGAGTAGCGATCTGGCTGGACGATCTTTCGCGAGGCCGCCTGCGCACCGGCAATCTCGACCAGTTGCGTCGCCAAAGTTCCGTCGTCGGAGTGACCTCGAACCCGACGATCTTTCAAAAGGCTCTTTCCGAGGGCAACGAATACGACCAGCAGCTCGAGGAATTGGCGGCTCGCGGAGTCTCGGTCGAAGAAGCCGTCCGAGAACTGACCACATACGACATCCGCTGGGGCTGCGATGTCCTCGCTGGCACTTTCGAGGAAACTGGCGGAGTCGACGGCAGAGTCTCGCTGGAAGTGGATCCGCGCCTGGCTCACGACACCATGGCCACTATTGCCGAGGCCAAGGCGCTTTCGTGGATGGTCGATCGTCCTAACGTGATGATCAAAATCCCCGCTACCCAGGAGGGACTGCCCGCCATAACCGCAGCTTTGGCAGCGGGAGTCAGTGTCAACGTGACCCTGATCTTCTCACTAAGTCGCTACCGAGAAGTGATCGAGTCGTTCCTCAGCGGCATGGAAATGGCACGCAACGCTGGGCATGACCTGTCCGAAATCACCTCCGTCGCCTCGTTCTTCGTCTCCCGCGTCGACGCCGAGGTTGACGATCGCCTCGACAAGATCGGCACTGCCGAGGCCTCCGCGCTCAAGGGTCAGGCAGCTGTGGCGAACGCCAGGTTGGCCTATCAGACCTATGAGGAAGTATTCTCCTCCGCTCGCTGGCAACCGCTTGCCGATGCTGGAGCCCGTCCGCAACGTCCGCTATGGGCCTCCACTGGAGTCAAGAACCCTGACTACCGCGATGTCTTCTACATTGAGGACCTCATCGCCCCCGGATGCGTCAACACCATGCCCGAATCAACAATGGAGGCGTTCGCCGACCACGGCGAGGCCCCCACGGACACCATCACCGGCAACTACGACGATGCGCAAGCCGTCATGGACTCGCTGTCCGACATTGGCGTCGACATCGACGATGTGACTTCCCTTTTGGAAACCCAAGGCGTGGAGAAATTCATTGCCTCGTGGAACGAACTGCTCGCCGACGTGAAATCGGCTCTGGAGAAGTGA